One Miscanthus floridulus cultivar M001 chromosome 11, ASM1932011v1, whole genome shotgun sequence DNA window includes the following coding sequences:
- the LOC136491827 gene encoding carboxylesterase 15-like, which produces MRSIGLLLPFAGTDREPVPYKGEVPSNLPVQWKDVVYNAAHALRLRMYRPTDDNTTTANNKLPVLVYFHGGGFCLCSFELPHFHVGALRLATELPALMLSTDYRLAPEHRLPAMHRDAEGRVFICGDSAGGNIAHHVTVQYGSGQLALDPIIRIAMCVLLWPFFVAEENDI; this is translated from the exons atgaggagcattggtcttcttcttccattcgcgggtactgatcgggagccggtcccatacaag GGCGAGGTGCCATCCAACCTGCCCGTCCAGTGGAAGGACGTCGTCTACAACGCCGCGCACGCGCTCCGCCTTCGCATGTACAGGCCCACCGACGACAACACGACGACGGCCAATAATAAGCTGCCGGTGCTCGTCTACTTCCACGGCGGTGGCTTTTGCCTGTGCAGCTTCGAGCTGCCCCACTTCCATGTCGGCGCGCTTAGGCTCGCCACGGAGCTCCCAGCGCTCATGCTCTCCACTGACTACCGCCTGGCACCCGAGCATCGCCTCCCCGCGATGCACCGCGACGCCGAG GGCAGGGTGTTCATCTGCGGCGACTCGGCCGGCGGCAACATCGCGCACCACGTCACCGTCCAATACGGCAGCGGGCAGCTCGCCCTCGACCCCATCATCCGGATCGCCATGTGCGTCCTGCTCTGGCCCTTCTTCGTCGCCGAGGAGAACGACATCTGA